In the genome of Vicia villosa cultivar HV-30 ecotype Madison, WI linkage group LG7, Vvil1.0, whole genome shotgun sequence, one region contains:
- the LOC131619131 gene encoding uncharacterized protein LOC131619131 — MIVECEPQASMLNEDFICFFPFSFSIGYGYVMKSGMKSFIIPVFNMARPLAKICDINDSKELWKVSVCVHHKWTVVSNKREHFEMIFVDVSGSDIHVVVPAPHVSLFSEKMVLDHSYTVSNFKVQANVAAFRPSSHKFMLKFTAGTTVTDDNNAEIPPKPLVFTKFTDIINGNFNKDVLIDVIGMVESIGYSQTTSSARKQQINMMLRDGGENTINCTLWESYAEQFMKFKQEREDDSGPIFVMIQYAKVKEQGKFPLSVTNMFNVTVLGLNTDLLPMKEFIESFPKDSMITLSGQEGSNSQLSAQNSENQQMTPVQKLLPKAVVMPIGDIIKLRTITFCATVGETKMLVASPHGWYYRGCHACSCIARGDRAPFECEAGHFTEAEIFRLTSLYKIEIEVTHAGNSCNFLF, encoded by the exons ATGATTGTGGAATGTGAACCTCAAG CTTCTATGCTTAATGAGGACTTTATATGCTTCTTTCCATTCAGCTTCAGCATCGGTTATGGTTATGTAATGAAGAGTGGAATGAAGAGTTT TATCATACCAGTGTTCAATATGGCAAGACCATTAGCAAAAATATGTGACATCAATGACAGCAAAGAACTTTGGAAAGTTTCTGTTTGTGTGCACCACAAATGGACAGTTGTTTCGAACAAGAGGgagcattttgagatgatttttgTTGATGTATCG GGTAGTGACATACATGTTGTTGTTCCTGCACCGCATGTAtctcttttttctgaaaaaatggtCTTGGATCATAGTTACACTGTTTCCAATTTTAAGGTTCAGGCTAATGTTGCGGCTTTCAGACCTTCGTCTCATAAGTTTATGTTGAAGTTTACTGCTGGCACTACGGTTACGGATGATAACAACGCTGAAATACCTCCAAAGCCGTTGGTGTTTACTAAATTTACTGATATAATAAACGGCAACTTTAACAAGGATGTGCTAATAG ATGTCATTGGTATGGTGGAAAGTATTGGGTATTCACAGACCACATCAAGTGCCCGGAAACAGCAGATTAACATGATGTTGCGTGACGGGGG TGAGAATACTATCAATTGCACGCTTTGGGAATCCTATGCTGAACAATTCATGAAGTTCAAGCAGGAGCGCGAAGATGATTCTGGTCCTATTTTTGTCATGATTCAATATGCTAAAGTCAAGGAACAGG GTAAGTTTCCACTGTCCGTGACAAACATGTTTAATGTTACCGTCCTTGGTCTGAATACTGATTTACTGCCGATGAAAGAGTTTATAGAAAG TTTTCCGAAGGATTCCATGATTACGTTGTCTGGCCAGGAGGGTTCCAATTCACAGCTTTCAGCACAGAACTCTGAAAATCAACAGATGACTCCTGTACAGAAATTGCTTCCAAAGGCTGTTGTAATGCCTATAGGGGATATTATAAAACTCAGAACT ATTACATTTTGTGCGACTGTGGGAGAAACTAAAATGCTGGTTGCCTCTCCGCATGGCTGGTATTATCGTGGTTGTCATGCTTGCTCATGTATTGCGCGTGGTGACAGAGCTCCGTTTGAGTGTGAGGCTGGACATTTCACTGAGGCAGAGATTTTTAGATTAACATCCTT GTATAAGATTGAGATTGAGGTTACTCATGCCGGTAATAGCTGTAACTTTTTATTTTAG
- the LOC131619130 gene encoding LRR receptor-like serine/threonine-protein kinase GSO1, giving the protein MGNLQIYYLSLKKFSGGIPKEFVFNSKLHGALPKEIGMLENMEILVLYNNQFLGNIPKEIGNWFHLKMVDFFVNHFGGRIPITNKRLKVLSFLHIRQNELVGDIWATLGNCRKLSKFAGGIPKEFGNMHQLNFLDLFGSPLSGKIPKTIPSELSQCKSLKQLDLSKKFINGTIPLEIYGLVNLTNSFLHNNSLIGLVSPIIGNLTNLKILPVFNSKLHGALPKEIGMLENMEILVLYNNQFLGNIPKEIGNWFHLKMVDFFVNHFGGRIPITIKRLKVLGFLHIRQNELVGDIWATLGNCCKLIIPSELSQCKSLKQLDLSKKYINGTIPLEIYGLVNLTNSFLHNNSLFGLVSPIIGNLTNLKILLVFNNKLHGALPREIGMLENMEILVLYNNQFLGNIPKEIGNWFHLKMVDFFVNHFGGKIPITIKRLKVLSFLHIRQNELVGDIWATLGNCRKLSIPSELSQCKSLKQLDLSKKFINGTISLEIYGLVIVTTSFLHNNSLIGLVSPIIGNLTNLKILPVFNNKLHGALPKEIGMLENMEILVLYNNQFLGNIPKEIGNWFHLKMVDFFVNHFGGKIPITIKRLKVLSFLHIRQNELVGDIRATLGNCRKLSIPSELSQCKSLKQLDLSKKFINGTISLEIYGLVIVTTSFLHNNSLIGLVSPIIGNLTNLKILPVFNNKLHGALPKEIGMLENMEILVLYNNQFLGNIPKEIGNWFHLKMVDFFVNHFGGKIPITIKRLKVLSFLHIRQNELVGDIWATLGNCRNLTNLKILPVFNNKLHGALPKEIGMLENMEILVLYNNQFLGNIPKEIGNWFHLKMVDFFVNHFGGKIPITIKRLKVLSFLHIRQNELVGDIWATLGNCRNLTNLKILPVFNNKLHGALPKEIGMLENMEILVLYNNQFLGNIPKEIGNWFHLKMVDFFVNHFGGKIPITIKRLKVLSFLHIRQNELVGDIWATLGNCRNLTNLKILPVFNNKLHGALPKEIGMLENMEILVLYNNQFLGNIPKEIDRMSLLVTFGLHLETVVN; this is encoded by the exons ATGGGTAACCTTCAAATTTATTACTTGTCTTTGAAGAAATTCTCCGGAGGAATTCCAAAAGAATTTG TGTTTAATAGCAAGTTGCATGGTGCTTTGCCTAAAGAGATTGGGATGCTTGAAAATATGGAAATTTTGGTTCTTTATAATAATCAATTTTTGGGGAATATACCTAAGGAGATTGGTAATTGGTTTCATTTGAAAATGGTTGATTTCTTTGTTAACCATTTTGGAGGAAGAATTCCTATTACTAATAAAAGATTGAAAGTGTTGAGTTTTCTTCACATTAGACAGAATGAGCTTGTTGGTGACATTTGGGCTACACTTGGAAACTGTCGTAAACTgagt AAATTCGCCGGAGGAATTCCAAAAGAATTTGGTAACATGCATCAGTTGAACTTCTTAGATCTTTTTGGAAGCCCTTTAAGTGGAAAAATTCCCAAAACA ATTCCATCTGAATTGAGTCAATGCAAGTCTCTGAAGCAACTTGATTTATCCAAAAAATTTATCAATGGAACAATTCCTCTTGAGATTTATGGTTTGGTTAACCTAACAAATAGTTTTCTTCACAACAATAGTTTAATTGGTTTGGTTTCACCTATCATAGGTAACTTAACAAACTTGAAAATACTTCCAGTGTTTAATAGCAAGTTGCATGGTGCTTTGCCTAAAGAGATTGGGATGCTTGAAAATATGGAAATTTTGGTTCTTTATAATAATCAATTTTTGGGGAATATACCTAAGGAGATTGGTAATTGGTTTCATTTGAAAATGGTTGATTTCTTTGTTAACCATTTTGGAGGAAGAATTCCTATTACTATTAAAAGATTGAAAGTGTTGGGTTTTCTTCACATTAGACAGAATGAGCTTGTTGGTGACATTTGGGCTACACTTGGAAACTGTTGTAAACTGATT ATTCCATCTGAATTGAGTCAATGCAAGTCTCTGAAGCAACTTGATTTATCCAAAAAATATATCAATGGAACAATTCCTCTTGAGATTTATGGTTTGGTTAACCTAACAAATAGTTTTCTTCACAACAATAGTTTATTTGGTTTGGTTTCACCTATCATAGGTAACTTAACAAACTTGAAAATACTTCTAGTGTTTAATAACAAGTTGCATGGTGCTTTGCCTAGAGAGATTGGGATGCTTGAAAATATGGAAATTTTGGTTCTTTATAATAATCAATTTTTGGGGAATATACCTAAGGAGATTGGTAATTGGTTTCATTTGAAAATGGTTGATTTCTTTGTTAACCATTTTGGAGGAAAAATTCCTATTACTATTAAAAGATTGAAAGTGTTGAGTTTTCTTCACATTAGACAGAATGAGCTTGTTGGTGACATTTGGGCTACACTTGGAAACTGTCGTAAActgagt ATTCCTTCTGAATTGAGTCAATGCAAGTCTCTGAAGCAACTTGATTTAtccaaaaaatttattaatgGAACAATTTCTCTTGAGATTTATGGTTTGGTTATCGTAACAACTAGTTTTCTTCACAACAATAGTTTAATTGGTTTGGTTTCACCTATCATAGGTAACTTAACAAACTTGAAAATACTTCCAGTGTTTAATAACAAGTTGCATGGTGCTTTGCCTAAAGAGATTGGGATGCTTGAAAATATGGAAATTTTGGTTCTTTATAATAATCAATTTTTGGGGAATATACCTAAGGAGATTGGTAATTGGTTTCATTTGAAAATGGTTGATTTCTTTGTTAACCATTTTGGAGGAAAAATTCCTATTACTATTAAAAGATTGAAAGTGTTGAGTTTTCTTCACATTAGACAGAATGAGCTTGTTGGTGACATTCGGGCTACACTTGGAAACTGTCGTAAACTgagt ATTCCATCTGAATTGAGTCAATGCAAGTCTCTGAAGCAACTTGATTTAtccaaaaaatttattaatgGAACAATTTCTCTTGAGATTTATGGTTTGGTTATCGTAACAACTAGTTTTCTTCACAACAATAGTTTAATTGGTTTGGTTTCACCTATCATAGGTAACTTAACAAACTTGAAAATACTTCCAGTGTTTAATAACAAGTTGCATGGTGCTTTGCCTAAAGAGATTGGGATGCTTGAAAATATGGAAATTTTGGTTCTTTATAATAATCAATTTTTGGGGAATATACCTAAGGAGATTGGTAATTGGTTTCATTTGAAAATGGTTGATTTCTTTGTTAACCATTTTGGAGGAAAAATTCCTATTACTATTAAAAGATTGAAAGTGTTGAGTTTTCTTCACATTAGACAGAATGAGCTTGTTGGTGACATTTGGGCTACACTTGGAAACTGTC GTAACTTAACAAACTTGAAAATACTTCCAGTGTTTAATAACAAGTTGCATGGTGCTTTGCCTAAAGAGATTGGGATGCTTGAAAATATGGAAATTTTGGTTCTTTATAATAATCAATTTTTGGGGAATATACCTAAGGAGATTGGTAATTGGTTTCATTTGAAAATGGTTGATTTCTTTGTTAACCATTTTGGAGGAAAAATTCCTATTACTATTAAAAGATTGAAAGTGTTGAGTTTTCTTCACATTAGACAGAATGAGCTTGTTGGTGACATTTGGGCTACACTTGGAAACTGTC GTAACTTAACAAACTTGAAAATACTTCCAGTGTTTAATAACAAGTTGCATGGTGCTTTGCCTAAAGAGATTGGGATGCTTGAAAATATGGAAATTTTGGTTCTTTATAATAATCAATTTTTGGGGAATATACCTAAGGAGATTGGTAATTGGTTTCATTTGAAAATGGTTGATTTCTTTGTTAACCATTTTGGAGGAAAAATTCCTATTACTATTAAAAGATTGAAAGTGTTGAGTTTTCTTCACATTAGACAGAATGAGCTTGTTGGTGACATTTGGGCTACACTTGGAAACTGTC GTAACTTAACAAACTTGAAAATACTTCCAGTGTTTAATAACAAGTTGCATGGTGCTTTGCCTAAAGAGATTGGGATGCTTGAAAATATGGAAATTTTGGTTCTTTATAATAATCAATTTTTGGGGAATATACCTAAGGAGATTG ACAGAATGAGCTTGTTGGTGACATTTGGGCTACACTTGGAAACTGTCGTAAACT